A stretch of the Rhodopirellula islandica genome encodes the following:
- a CDS encoding acetate/propionate family kinase: MNILVFNVGSTTLKYACLDAETEEVTASGLVDRIGQPGGDAINHVMAAKIAIDEVGLNNVGVIGHRIVQGGDLFLGPTLVTTDVLSRLRTLDTLAPLHNPAARSVVEGLVEIGTPQVLVFDTSYFASLSPAAYRYAVPEDWYQNHAVRRYGFHGTSHQYVTEKAIQFIGGNDESRIISLHLGGGASATASIGGLAVDTSMGMTPLEGLVMATRSGDLDPAIVLHMTEHVGMEPSDVRDALNRQSGLLGLCGDPDMRTVLDRRKTGDPAATLAIDIYVRRIIKTIGSYIAILGGLDALIFTAGVGQHSPEIRWLVCESLQHFGISLSEDKNQACCEETADISAPDARVRTLVVDTNEELAIARLVRNTTTRQA, from the coding sequence ATGAACATCCTGGTTTTCAATGTTGGCAGCACGACGCTGAAGTACGCGTGCCTTGACGCCGAAACTGAAGAAGTCACCGCGTCGGGGCTGGTCGATCGAATCGGACAACCCGGCGGCGATGCAATCAACCACGTCATGGCCGCAAAGATCGCCATCGACGAAGTCGGGCTGAACAACGTTGGCGTGATCGGGCATCGCATCGTCCAAGGTGGCGACCTGTTCCTGGGGCCGACCCTCGTCACAACTGACGTTTTGAGTCGGCTTCGCACGCTGGACACATTGGCCCCGCTGCACAACCCAGCCGCCCGCTCGGTCGTGGAGGGATTGGTTGAAATCGGAACACCCCAAGTCCTGGTCTTTGACACGTCCTACTTCGCCAGCCTTTCTCCCGCTGCCTATCGCTATGCCGTCCCAGAAGACTGGTATCAAAACCATGCCGTCCGGCGGTATGGCTTCCATGGAACGTCACACCAATACGTGACCGAAAAAGCGATCCAGTTCATCGGCGGCAACGATGAGTCACGGATCATTTCTCTGCACCTTGGTGGCGGTGCCAGTGCGACTGCATCGATCGGCGGGCTGGCCGTGGACACCTCGATGGGAATGACGCCGCTCGAAGGGCTGGTGATGGCGACGCGATCGGGCGACTTGGATCCAGCGATTGTGCTGCACATGACCGAACACGTTGGGATGGAACCGAGCGATGTCCGAGACGCGTTGAATCGCCAGAGCGGACTGCTCGGGCTGTGCGGCGACCCAGACATGCGGACGGTGCTCGACCGTCGAAAAACCGGCGACCCAGCCGCGACATTGGCGATTGACATTTACGTTCGCCGAATCATCAAAACAATCGGCAGCTACATCGCCATCCTCGGTGGCTTGGACGCGCTGATTTTCACGGCCGGAGTCGGCCAGCATTCGCCCGAGATTCGCTGGCTGGTTTGCGAATCACTCCAGCACTTTGGAATCTCGTTGTCTGAAGACAAAAACCAAGCGTGCTGCGAAGAAACAGCCGACATCTCCGCACCGGACGCTCGTGTTCGCACGCTGGTGGTCGACACCAACGAAGAACTGGCGATCGCAAGACTCGTCCGCAACACAACAACGCGACAAGCCTAG